GGATTCTATGTCCGCGTTGCCGCAGGCAACATCCAGCACGAAGTGATAAATCTCTTCTTCCTTTGCACAGATAATCTGATCCTCCAGAAGAAGTTCACAGGTCAGGAGAGCCGTCCTTTTGTTCCCCTCATAGAACGGATGGTAGTATGCAATACCATACAGAGCATTGGCTGCTCTCTCATACTTGTCCGTACAGGACTCCAGCTTCTGTCCGAGGAAATAAAGATCCGACTCTGAGCGAATGAGCCCCGCCAGATCCGCCTCGGACGGATTGATGGATACGGCTATCCGATGGATGTTCACGAAAAATTCCACAGGATATTGGGACCTCATCGATTCCCTAACATCCTACGTATATTTTATTGGTGGGTTTCTGCCCTAACGACGATTCATTCGAACTCGATTGTCGGCTTCCACGGTTCTGGATCTACGTGTTCCTGTTTATTCAAATGGGCGAGTAGAACGTTATTGGCACGAACTCTCCTGTGAATGACAATCTCCTTGTAGTACTCCAGGGAAAATCTCAGGACCTCGGGGAAATCAACGATGTTGTACGCACAGAATATCGCGTCAGAATACGAATTGATCAATCCTATCGGCAGTGAAGCTTGAAAACTCATCCTTTTATCATTATATTTCGACTTGGGTTTCAATTTGAAAGTACGCACTATCTGCTCCCCGTACTTGAACCCCATAGATGCCATCTTCTTCCACATTGCCGGAAGAAAATAAGTGAAGTAATCTTCCAGCAGATACTTTGCTGCGGACGCAGCGTAATCGGAGATGCTGGTGTATTCTCCTGAATCATCGATCAAACTGAATATCTCATTGTACAATTGTGTGGAACAGGTAATTTTGACCTTCTTTGTAGGTACCTTTCCAGTTATCCCGATATAGCTGACCATGTCTCTCCCCGTAATCGTTTTTGTGGTGTCTAAGATATTACATTGGTTTTATATATACACTAAGTGTATTATAGTTTACTTTGGTGCTAATTAGAACCAAGGAGGAAGCCATGACACCGATACAGGTGATACTGACCGAAAAAGAACTGGAGGAAGTCGACAGACTTGTGAAAGAACAGTATGACTCCAAAAGCAGAGCGGATCTTGTCCGCAAAGCAACTCTGGAATACTGTCTCAGACACAGCTAAACACATAGGAGAAAGATAGTATGAACAATAATAAAGACAACTGTGAGGGCCGTAAAATCTTCATCGGCAAAAGGGAGAAGGTGGTATGCGCCAAAATATCCTACTCGCTAAATGAGGCCGTTAGAAGGATCGTCAGAGAAGAGAACAGATTCCATTCCATTAACGACTTCGTCGAAGAGGCCGTTTTGGACAAGGTACTGAAGATTAGTGAAAGTAGGGAAAACGAGGAGGGATGCTAATTGAAGGCTAGCTCGTCCCCTCTCCGTCTTCCCACGTATGATTATGCTGCCGAAGGGTTTAACCCTTTTTCATCAGCAATCGATACTGTGAAACCGACAGATTCCCCCTCATCGGAGGTGTATTTATGACCGTCGAATACTTCGAGAACGGGGTCGTAAGGTACCTGGATCACTACGACCCCCTCCCCGATGACGAGCGCCCTCGCAGGAGAAGACCCAGACACCACGATTCCCTTCCGTACGGGTGGTGGTGATATGTCCCGCAATCACATGTCCGAGGCTGACCTCGGCGGATACAGGCAGGACTATCTGTACAGCCCGTACAGCGGCAGTGCGCGCCATCCCAAGGCGGATGTCGGGTACGGCGGCAAGACCAACACCAGAAACGTCCACACCCCGGACGGCTGTATCTATGAGTTCCTGAACGCCAAGTTTAGGAACGCCAAGAAATACACCCGCGACAAATGCAGGTGGAGCCTCCGCCGCATGACGAGGATCCTCGAAGCGGGCGGTTTCGATGCCTCCCCGTTCAAGATCGATGAGGATGCGGTCAACTACATCATGGATGAATACCGCGCCAGAGGAAAACTTGACAGTTACCTCGAGGGGGAGATCGCCTACCTCAACCGCTACCTGAAGTTCTTCAGGAACTATACGATAGTGGACATGAACCCCCAATTCTCCCAGGACATGAGGGTGAACGTCCACTGGCTCGAGGAGGACCAGTACCAGACCCTCATGGATGTAAAGAAGACGCCCCTGCAGGACATAGTCATCCACCTGGAGCTGTGCCTTGGATTCAGGAACGCGGAGTGCTGCCGCCTCACCCTCAGCGACATCAACGACAGCGGCACCAAACCCTACTTCAACGTTAGGGGAAAGGGACGCGGAAACGGGAAGTACAGGACCGTACGCTTCCATAGGGACACCAGGGCCGTCCTCAACAGGTGGCTGGACGAACGCGAGAGGATTGTCCGGATCGCCCGGGAGAACATCCCCCACTGGCAGGACCCGGGATACGTCCTCCTGTGGTGCCACTACAAGAACCACCCTGACGTGGGCTACTACAGGGAGCACACGGGAAGCCTGGACGATGCCGTCCTGGACCCTCTCAGACCCAAGGTCGGATTCCATTTCTCCAACCACGACCTGAGGAGGACCTTCGGCCGCAGGCTCTACCATGCGGGCGTACCAATTGAGACCATCTCCAAGTTCCTCGGCCACGAATCCACCGCTGAGACCCTCAAGTACCTGGGGATCAACCTGGACGATATGGACGAGGGCATGAAGAAGCTCGACGCATACGACAACAAGATGGGGGTAAAGAAGAGATAAATCCCCAGTCTGGCACATCATCTTCTCCAACCAATAAAATGGTTGGAGTAGCCTTTTAACGGGGCCGTCGGAGTGCCCGGCGGCCCCCACTTAGTGATGACAGGATCAGTGAACACCATGAACGGAATGAGCAGGAAAAATGAACAGTGGACTACCTTTTCAGGGGTTCCGAATCACCTCGATTTAGGGGTAGCCAGACATAGTGGTACGCATCGTATCAGGGAGTGGGGACCATTATTGTCCAGATCTCCCGGCGGAGACCCGTTTAAAAATTTTCTCGAAAATTTGACGTGTACCATTTTACATACGCACACAAACAAATCAAATGAAGAGTTTTGAATATTAAATTTAACACCCAAAATATTTCTTGCCCTGCACTCACGAAATTTTCTCGGAAACTGAATGATTCAAAACGTTATACTAATGTTGAACATCTCCGCTATATGTTGCAACGATTCCGAAAGGAAAACGCGTTCATCTATCTCTTCCAGATTTGCCACCAGTTCCGGAACGAATTCCTCTTCGGAGATGCGCACACTATCGGTACCATTTGTCCTGGGCTATATGTGGACCTGGAGCGTCTCCACCAGAGTCTTCTTGCGGTCATCCCCGCTCCACCTATAATCCATGTATGCCCCGGTAATCTTGTACAACGTGAACGTTCCGTATTCACCATACTGCCTGAAACACCTCCCTATGAGTTCCCGGGCCTCCTGGAGTTTCCTTTCCTCATCCATACATAGAGATTCATGCTCCTCCGCAGACTTGCGGTCATAGAAC
The sequence above is a segment of the methanogenic archaeon ISO4-H5 genome. Coding sequences within it:
- a CDS encoding death-on-curing family protein; its protein translation is MRSQYPVEFFVNIHRIAVSINPSEADLAGLIRSESDLYFLGQKLESCTDKYERAANALYGIAYYHPFYEGNKRTALLTCELLLEDQIICAKEEEIYHFVLDVACGNADIESITEWLKNNTH
- a CDS encoding phage integrase, which translates into the protein MTSALAGEDPDTTIPFRTGGGDMSRNHMSEADLGGYRQDYLYSPYSGSARHPKADVGYGGKTNTRNVHTPDGCIYEFLNAKFRNAKKYTRDKCRWSLRRMTRILEAGGFDASPFKIDEDAVNYIMDEYRARGKLDSYLEGEIAYLNRYLKFFRNYTIVDMNPQFSQDMRVNVHWLEEDQYQTLMDVKKTPLQDIVIHLELCLGFRNAECCRLTLSDINDSGTKPYFNVRGKGRGNGKYRTVRFHRDTRAVLNRWLDERERIVRIARENIPHWQDPGYVLLWCHYKNHPDVGYYREHTGSLDDAVLDPLRPKVGFHFSNHDLRRTFGRRLYHAGVPIETISKFLGHESTAETLKYLGINLDDMDEGMKKLDAYDNKMGVKKR